Below is a genomic region from Desulfobacter sp..
TTGGGTGGTCAGCCCGTTGTCATAGGCCATGGACTTGATCTGCAGTTCCAGAATCTCATCCAGTTCTTCCAGGATCAATACCTGATCATGGGACCTGAGAAAGGAAAGAATGATGGATTCATCCAAAGGATTTACCGCCCCGAGTTTGAGAATGCCGGGGGTTACCGCTGCAAATTCCAGTACATCCAAAAGGGAAAGATAGGTCAGGCCCGAGGTAATGATGCCTTTTTTCACTCCGGCAGAGCCCTTATCAATGGTGTTCAAGCCTGCCTGCCGAACAAAGGCTTTGCTCCGGGATAATTTTTGGATGGCCCCGCGTTTCATGTCCAGAGCCATGGTGGTCAAAGCGATATAAGGGCCGTTTTCCCGTTTAAATTCGGTTTTGTAAGGCAACGGCGGCCTGGTCCGTCCAAATTTAATCTTTTGGCGGGCATGGCAGACGTGGGTGGTCAGCCGCAGTACCACCACGGTCTGTTCTTTTGCAGCAAGGGCAGCGGCATGGATATAGTATAGATACGCCTCTTGGGGGTCGGCCGGTTCAAGCACGGTTACCCGGGATATTTTATAAATATTCCGGTTGTCCTGTTCGTTCTGGGAGGAATTGGCGCCCGGGTCATCCCCCAAGATGACCACCAGACCGACAGTAATGTTCATCAGACTCAGCTGGACAAAGCTGTCCAGGGCCACGTTAAGTCCCACACTCTTGTAAAAAACAGACGAAAGATTGCCGTTGACCGCAGCACCAAAGGCCACTTCCGTGGCCACTTTCTCATTAACGGAAAATTCAAAATAAAACGGGCGATCCTCTATGGGGATACTCTCAATGGCGGTGGCGATTTCCGGGGTGGGAGATCCGGGATAAGAGGTGACCACTCGGGTCCCGGTCTCTATCATGGCCCGGACAATTGCTTGGTTCCCCATGAGTATTTCCTGGAAATTCGTCCTGTTCATCAGGATATCACCGAGTCTCTTCATTTATCCCCCTCCTGAAAAATTAGGCTCTCTTCACGTTTTTATTTTACCCTGAAAACTAAAGTTTTAAGTTTTATCGGGTCTTGTGATCTGATATCCTTGCCTTGAAACAAATAAACTTTACTAAAAAAGGCATGGCCAAGGCCATGAATCACCATGTGGATATTTGAAAATATCAGAGCATCTGTAACAGGCGGCAAGCCTTTGTACCTCTTAATTAAAGAGTATATTCAAAATAAAAATTTAAACTTCATCATTGCAGGGGGAGACTGTCTGAACAAACCCCAGAGCAGGCTGGAAAAAGGAAAACTGGATATCTACCTGGACGAATTTTCAAAATCTAATTTTTCAATGATCTCCTGCGCTGAACAGCGTCTGTCACCCCCATTTCTGGCAGCAGATATAAATCCTGTGACAGGGACAGCCCGGATAACCTTTCTCATTGATCTCACCCAAGAAGCCCTGGACCAAAAAGCCTCCCCTTTTTATTCAAAAATAATGGGTGCCCTTTCCACCCAGATTTTTGCAGCCAGGCCAGATGCAAAAAAGATCTATTTCCCCTTTGTGCTGGAAGATACCGTGGGCCGAGGGCTCAAACGGCTGCCCATGGACGAGGGCACAGCCCTCATCCAAAACAGAATATAGGGCTATACTTGAAACCGATCCCCCGGCTTTGGAATAAAGGCATTATACCCTTTTTGGGCAAGCCTTCCTGCAAAGGCCTCACTCTGGGAGGACTCCCCGTGAACAATGGCGATATTTTTTACATTAAGGTTGGACTGGTCAACGATTCGCATGAGTTCATGACGGTCCCCATGGGCAGAAAATCCGCCTATTTTTTCCACCCGGGCTTTTAAGGGATAGGATTTACCTAAAATTTTCACCTCAGGCGGCTCTTCCATATTGTCATTGGGCAGGCCCAGTTCTTCAATACGCCGTCCCAGGGTATGCTGGGCCATATACCCCACCAGAAGAACGGTATTTTTAGGATCATGAATCTTATACCTTAAATGATGAAGAATCCTGCCGGCCTCACACATGCCCGATGCGGAAATCACCACATGGGGGGAGGTATCCCGGGTCAGGTTCATGGATTCGGCCACAGTGCCCACAAACTTGATCTTGTCAAAATAAAAGGGATTGAGCCCCTTTTCCAAAAAGGCCGCGTGGGTCTCCTTGTCATAAGCTTCAGGATGCTCCCCAAATACCGTGGTAATATTTGATGCAAGGGGGCTGTCCACATAAATGGGCACCTTGGGCACGGCCCCGGACTCGTAAAGTTCATGGAGGATATAAATGATCTCCTGGGTCCTGCCATAGGCAAAGGAGGGGATGATCAAAGAACCGCCCCGCTCGACCGTCCTTTTCAGCACATCCTTCATCCGCGCCCCAAGATCTTCCACGGGTTCGTGTTCCCGGTCTCCATAGGTGCTTTCCGTAATCATCAGATCAATATCCCGGTCCTCTTCATCAAAGATCAGGGTGGGATCCTTGAGTATGGGCTTGTCAAACCGCCCCACATCCCCGGTATACAGAATCCGCACAGGTTTTTCCCCCTGGTTGATGGTGATCAGGGAAAAGGCAGATCCCAGGATATGGCCGGCCACATAAAATTTTACCGTGATATTTTTACCAATGGTCACTGGAATACCAAAGGGATAACCGTCAATAAAAGAAAGGGATTCTCTGGCCTCGTCCATGGTGTACAAGGGGGTCACCACCTCTAATCCGTGATCCTTTTGAAGGCGGGCAATGGCATCGACATCCAGGTCATAGGGATTTTTTTTGAGCAGGCTCTTGATCTTGTTCTTTTCCTTGGAAGAAATCGTCTTACGGGTCTTAGACTGCTCTGCCTGGTATAAAAATCCCCTCAACGACTTGTAGTTAAGATACTGGGAATCAGATTCCTGGATATGGCCCGAATCCATGAGCATGTAGTTTAAGGCATCCTTGGTGGGCCGGGTTGTGATAATCCGTCCGCTAAACCCGTTCCGGGTAAGCATGGGAATTCTGCCGGAATGGTCAATATGGGCATGGGAAAGCACCATTGAGGTAATGTCAGAACGTTTCAGGGGGAATGTTTGATTTTTCTCCCGGCTTTCCTTTCTCCGCCCCTGGAACATCCCGCAATCCAATAAAATTTTATCAACCCCGGTATCCAACACATGCATGGAGCCGGTCACCTCGCCTGCGGCCCCTAAAAATCCGATTTCCACCATCAGCAATTTCCTTTATAAATCAATTTGAAATCAGTTAAATACTTTTTGAAGCAATTCTGTGGTCCGTTTGGCTGGATTCTCACGAATGGCTTTTTCCTCCTGGGCCAGATAGTAAAAAATCCCGTCCATGGCCTTTGTCACGGCATGGGAGGTCAGATTCCCTTTGACATCCGGCACAAAGGGCAGGCTCTTGTACTCTCCCATCATCCGATCATAGGCCTGGACCGCGCCCACCTGGTCCAGGGTCTGCTCCACCACAGGGGTCATGGCCCGGGTAAGGCCCGGGGTCATCTTCTCCTGAAAATACTGGGTGGCAGCATCGTCTGCCCCGTCCAGAATGGCCTTGGCATCTTCAAACTCCATCTGGGCAATGGCATCCAGAAACAATGCCTTTGCCTCGGCTGCCCGGTTGAGTTTTAACTCCACATCATCGGTATATGACCCCAAGCCTGCTTTGTCCAGCAAAGATTTGACCATGGAAAGGTTTTCCGGCAACGGAATATGGATATTTTGATCCGTGTTGAACCCGTCCTGAAGGCTGAGCTGGGAAACCACGGCAGACGAGCCCTTTTCCAGGGCCTGCTTCAGGCCGGCAATAATCTCATCCATGGACAGGACCTGGTCAATGGCGGTTTCATCCGTTGAAAAAGATTTAAACAACCCCTTTCCCTTGTCCAGCCAGGAATTGCCGGCCAGAACAGGGCTGATGCCTGAACAGACCAGAACAAAAGCCACCAGGACCATGCCGTATATATAATTATTTTTTCTCATTTAATTCCTTTTCCCGGATATCTCATTAAAATTTTGCCTGCCACGAAAAAATTGAACCAAAAACAATGATCAAAACAGGTCGTTATTTAATAAACCCCTTGAGAAGGCTTTTGGCTTTGTCTTCCGGTGATGCAGTCTCCCCGGCCTTGCCCTCTTGTTCCGTCTTGCCCTCTATCAATCCTTTAATGCCTTGGGCATCAGGGATCTGACCGCCCACAACAGCGGCAAGATCCGGCCTTACCTTGGGGGAGGCATAGGTGCCGGTGACCACCAGGGGTATCAAAAGGCCTGAACGCTCCTTGGTGTCTCCCTGCCCCTTTAAGGTAGCAACAACCTTGGGCTCCACCCTGAAATCCAGGCTTTCTTTAACCAAAAAGGTTTCCCCTTTGACCCCCAGCCTGAGCAAGGGAGAGACCAGGCTGGCATCTGAAATCTTGACCAGACCCTTGTCCGCGGTAAACGGAATTTTAAGTTCGGCAAAATCTGTTCTCGGCTTTTGCTCCTGTTTTTCTCCCAGGCCCAGGCCAGATGCGGCATTTCGTATGGAGCCTGCGATATCCATGCCCACAATGGCCCCGTCCAAAAAGGTTAAATTGCCCTTGCCGCCCAGGCTTGATTTAATCTGTTCAGGGGAATCCCCGTTCATGGCCAGCATAATATCTGCGGCCAATGTCCCTTCAATGATCTCTTTTTGAACGGCATCCCTGATCATGGGGCCTGCCTGAATGGACTGGGCATTCACACTGACCTGGGTTGCGGGAATGTCTGTCCGGACATCGACCCGGGCCTTGACCCCGGCCTTGCCCTGGTAAAAATCCATGGAAAAGGGATTCAGGTTAAATACCCCGTTTTTCCCGGTGACCTGAACCAGAATATTATCCATTTTCAGGTTGGCTGCCTTTAACTGGCCGATCTTGGCCTTTCCGTCCAGCACCATCTTTCGCAAAGGGGCGTAATCGGTTTTTGCCCGGGGGCCTGAATCTTTTTTGGCCGGTGTTTTTTGGGCGGCCGTCTCCTCTTTGGGGGGCAGGTACCGGTCAACGTCAATCTTGTCCAGGGACAGGTCAAACTTAAGATCCGGCCGGTCAAAAGCCTTGGCCTGGGCTGTAAAGGTCAGGGTAGAATTATCCAGCCCGGCCATGCCTTGGGAGAGGGAAACAGCCCTTGCATTTCCGCTGATCCGGGCCTTGAAAGAGACCTTGTCCAGCACCTTGGGATCACTGGTTTTCACGGGAAAGGGCTGACCCAGACGGTCAAACAATTTCCTGGGCGAGAAAGGCAGGACTTCCAGATCCAGATCCAGCGTCTGGGCTGTCATGGGCTTGATCAGCCGTCCTTTCAGCTTAAGTTCCAGTTCATCCAGGGCCTTGACCAGAAGGTCCAGACCAATATCTTCTTTACCCGGATCTTTTCCCAAAGGGCCTGCCATGCCGGAAACAGACAGGGGATGCCCGTCCAGAATCGCACTGAAATCAATTTTCACAGGCTTGTCCAGACTGATATCAACAAGATCCAGGTTTAAATCACTGATCTTTTTGGTCATTCCAGATGAGAGATCTGAATAAACCAGGCCGCCGTTGACAATGGAGAACTTGCCCACCATCAGGGACTCAATGGGCAGAGGTTTATCTGAACCGCTTTCTGAGGGTTGATCTGTCTTGGGTTTTTCTTTTGTCCCTTTTTTACCCAAGTCCTCCCAATTGCCTTTTCCGGCCTTGTTTTTCTTGAGCATAATCTGGGGAGAATCCATGATAAAGGTATCCACCTGGATTTGCCGGGACAACAGGGGCATGACCTTGAGCCTGACTTCAAAGCCCTTGACCG
It encodes:
- a CDS encoding 4Fe-4S binding protein yields the protein MKRLGDILMNRTNFQEILMGNQAIVRAMIETGTRVVTSYPGSPTPEIATAIESIPIEDRPFYFEFSVNEKVATEVAFGAAVNGNLSSVFYKSVGLNVALDSFVQLSLMNITVGLVVILGDDPGANSSQNEQDNRNIYKISRVTVLEPADPQEAYLYYIHAAALAAKEQTVVVLRLTTHVCHARQKIKFGRTRPPLPYKTEFKRENGPYIALTTMALDMKRGAIQKLSRSKAFVRQAGLNTIDKGSAGVKKGIITSGLTYLSLLDVLEFAAVTPGILKLGAVNPLDESIILSFLRSHDQVLILEELDEILELQIKSMAYDNGLTTQIVGKTSPEDFVGEYVPDKVWDKIRSEWPGFLPEREANPVLLTDVPPRPAQMCPGCGHRSAFFAIKKVLEKQDVTVADIGCHTLGYMPPYEVGEILMCMGASCGMASGLALNNAEKRVVAFLGDSTFFHAGLPGLINAIFNDHDITLILMENGTTAMTGHQDHAGGKVAVESLLKGLGIESIFSCDTYNQDRLGDMVKQAMAVKGLSVVIARHPCMLKFNRIQRKKPGFVQHCIEIDQTLCSHTHECVEGFGCPAFVRKPEGKIDINPDLCIGDGSCRTSCPEQAIGFHRRNK
- a CDS encoding MBL fold metallo-hydrolase, with product MVEIGFLGAAGEVTGSMHVLDTGVDKILLDCGMFQGRRKESREKNQTFPLKRSDITSMVLSHAHIDHSGRIPMLTRNGFSGRIITTRPTKDALNYMLMDSGHIQESDSQYLNYKSLRGFLYQAEQSKTRKTISSKEKNKIKSLLKKNPYDLDVDAIARLQKDHGLEVVTPLYTMDEARESLSFIDGYPFGIPVTIGKNITVKFYVAGHILGSAFSLITINQGEKPVRILYTGDVGRFDKPILKDPTLIFDEEDRDIDLMITESTYGDREHEPVEDLGARMKDVLKRTVERGGSLIIPSFAYGRTQEIIYILHELYESGAVPKVPIYVDSPLASNITTVFGEHPEAYDKETHAAFLEKGLNPFYFDKIKFVGTVAESMNLTRDTSPHVVISASGMCEAGRILHHLRYKIHDPKNTVLLVGYMAQHTLGRRIEELGLPNDNMEEPPEVKILGKSYPLKARVEKIGGFSAHGDRHELMRIVDQSNLNVKNIAIVHGESSQSEAFAGRLAQKGYNAFIPKPGDRFQV
- a CDS encoding DUF4197 domain-containing protein; protein product: MRKNNYIYGMVLVAFVLVCSGISPVLAGNSWLDKGKGLFKSFSTDETAIDQVLSMDEIIAGLKQALEKGSSAVVSQLSLQDGFNTDQNIHIPLPENLSMVKSLLDKAGLGSYTDDVELKLNRAAEAKALFLDAIAQMEFEDAKAILDGADDAATQYFQEKMTPGLTRAMTPVVEQTLDQVGAVQAYDRMMGEYKSLPFVPDVKGNLTSHAVTKAMDGIFYYLAQEEKAIRENPAKRTTELLQKVFN
- a CDS encoding AsmA family protein gives rise to the protein MKKMIKWGSILVGLVLVLIVAAIVLVPMFVDVQKYKPRIEAIVAEQTGRSFSMGDDIKLSVFPWVGVSLSDLKLGNAPGFGTNEMISVKGFEVRLKVMPLLSRQIQVDTFIMDSPQIMLKKNKAGKGNWEDLGKKGTKEKPKTDQPSESGSDKPLPIESLMVGKFSIVNGGLVYSDLSSGMTKKISDLNLDLVDISLDKPVKIDFSAILDGHPLSVSGMAGPLGKDPGKEDIGLDLLVKALDELELKLKGRLIKPMTAQTLDLDLEVLPFSPRKLFDRLGQPFPVKTSDPKVLDKVSFKARISGNARAVSLSQGMAGLDNSTLTFTAQAKAFDRPDLKFDLSLDKIDVDRYLPPKEETAAQKTPAKKDSGPRAKTDYAPLRKMVLDGKAKIGQLKAANLKMDNILVQVTGKNGVFNLNPFSMDFYQGKAGVKARVDVRTDIPATQVSVNAQSIQAGPMIRDAVQKEIIEGTLAADIMLAMNGDSPEQIKSSLGGKGNLTFLDGAIVGMDIAGSIRNAASGLGLGEKQEQKPRTDFAELKIPFTADKGLVKISDASLVSPLLRLGVKGETFLVKESLDFRVEPKVVATLKGQGDTKERSGLLIPLVVTGTYASPKVRPDLAAVVGGQIPDAQGIKGLIEGKTEQEGKAGETASPEDKAKSLLKGFIK